A genomic region of Halorhodospira halophila contains the following coding sequences:
- a CDS encoding RDD family protein, whose amino-acid sequence MSKTALDAPSRVLRGGRVFSAFGLRIGALLYDLLLVVSIIFLGSAVFLPVSGGEAPAPGTWLSVAYQVYLLALVYLFFVLFWTRGGRTLGMLAWRLRVVNAEGVPPTLGQASARFVAAGLSWALLGLGFVWALFDAEHRALHDRLAGTWLIREPHEG is encoded by the coding sequence GTGAGCAAGACCGCCCTTGACGCCCCCAGCCGAGTCCTACGCGGCGGCCGTGTCTTCTCCGCCTTCGGCCTGCGAATCGGGGCACTCCTCTACGACCTGCTGCTCGTCGTCTCGATCATCTTCCTCGGCAGTGCGGTCTTCCTGCCGGTTTCGGGGGGTGAGGCGCCGGCGCCGGGCACTTGGCTGTCGGTCGCCTATCAGGTCTATCTGCTGGCGCTGGTCTATCTCTTCTTCGTGCTCTTCTGGACCCGTGGCGGCCGGACGCTGGGAATGCTGGCGTGGCGGCTGCGGGTGGTGAACGCCGAGGGGGTGCCGCCGACGCTGGGTCAGGCGAGCGCGCGTTTTGTGGCCGCGGGGCTGTCCTGGGCGCTGCTGGGTCTGGGCTTCGTTTGGGCGCTGTTCGATGCGGAGCATCGGGCGTTGCACGATCGTCTGGCGGGGACTTGGCTGATTCGCGAGCCCCACGAGGGGTGA